Genomic DNA from Cloeon dipterum chromosome 3, ieCloDipt1.1, whole genome shotgun sequence:
TGAAAAAAGCGTTTTGATCCGCAACTCGGGTCGCGacttttttgcaaaaagcgcgcgcgcgagctaTTGCGGACTTTTTTCTGCAATGAGCCCTGGTACGAAGGAATCAAAGTTCGGTCAtgtcttttaatttgcaaaggCGTGACGACGTTGACATCTGAAAGCAAAATCAACGCATCAATCAAAGCCTCTGGGGACTGGAGCCATCAAACACGAAAAATCGGGGTCAAGAAATTCGATCCAAAGCCACTTTTCTCGTCCAAGGCACGTGCAAGCGTCTCACCGCAGCGCAGAGGAAaggcagaaagagagagacgaCTCGCGCCAAACATATATCATCAATGGCACCGCGAAACAGTAACGAGATTACATAAGTACTAGGTGCGTTTGCGTTTTCAACATCAAATAGATAACAGCAGCTCTCATCATTTCACCTAAATGCATTTGTACACAGTATTTACCTTTGCGGCCTGCTGGCTGAAACCAGGCCAACGAGTTTATGTGGGTGttcagagagaaagagagagagagagcgtaaAATTGTCTTCAAAGCAGCCAGAAAATTATGAATCACATAGAGGGcagttaaaaacttttttctttcagccAGGCACGCGTACAAATGAAAACCTGGCTCTTCATGCAGTGTGATTGGCAAAGAACAAACAAGTAGGCATGTGCAAAAGTAATTGCTTTCAGcagaaaaacatttctttgacaagaaataatcgattatatTGTTTGGATTCCATGGTTTAATAACAATGAATTTAAACCACAAGAAAAACTCCACTCTCAAAAACCTATTACCTGCGGTatgatcaaatttatattcgGGGCGTGGTTtccaagaaaattgaaaagtgggGGAGGGGTTGTCCTGGTTCCTGGGGGAACAAAAGAAGGCGAGTTGGGCCTGGACAGTCAAAAATGTGTCCGAGTCAAATCGGACCAAAACAGCCGCCgcattttaccaattttcaaACAGCGTGAGAAAGCTACATGAAAATGGTTGTTCATTAAATCTCTTTCCAAACGCAGAAACAAATacattttgcacatcccttCCGACATAAGTTTCGAGTGCTTGgcaaaatatggaaaatgaTACAAATACAGGCCCAGAAGACTCAAACACAGCAGGGGGAAATTATTTGAGCCGTAAATCATGTCCATTGCGGTGAAatgatttgtttaaaaataggtATTTACAAGAGCGGCGGTGCGTGTGGAGCAATTTTACCTCTTGGACACTCGGTGGATGAGTTTGCGAAACGAGGCGGTCCACTTGGACCTGTTGAGGCTGCTCTTGGGAGGGGGCGACGGCGTGGCCTCGCCCATGCAGGCTGTCTTCGAGTCGCACAGCTCGGACGAGAAGCCCGAGTCGGAGGAGAAGGCGCGCGCGGCCGTCGAGTTGGAGGTCAGTGAGACGTCGGTGGGCAGAGATGAGACAGCCAGCTCTTGCTCCTCCTCATCGtcatcttcttcttcttcttcgtaGCTTGTCGTACTAACCTGAgtaaaaaacaagcaaaattaGCAATCAAGAAGTAAATGCAATTAATGATAAAGGGTTAAcaacaaaagcaaataatggcTTCAATCTGTTACAAGCAAGTTTGTTTCGGTGATTACGTTTGCtttgtttcaatttagttGCGGTTACGGCAGGCaccaaaatacatatttgtgAGCAGGGCACCGTTTTCTTGCATCTATAATTTAGCATGTGTAAAATACAGTAGAGTGTAATGAAAAATCGACAGGATAAGGAaattaagacatttttttaagaaaaatcagtCCTAGCTAGGTTCTAGGTTTCGAGCCAaaccattcaaatttaaaagatgtTTTACATAAAATGAGTACTCTTTTGTTGATCTCGCattgttagaaaaataaaatcgatgaatattgcaaattttgatcaatcGTGGGGATTTTTCCCTTGACAATACATGTTAGattaaaggatattttttatttgctgaataaaaattgttgatattttaattgaaactagGCCATAGCCCAAGAAAAAGCGGAGCACTACCATAAGCGTAAATTTTGGGACCAGAAAGCtggagttaaatttaaaaaaaaaattaccggAAAAGATCATCCAGGTAAAACTCTGAAATTGGCAGCCCTACTCAAATCACTTAAGGActgaaatgataaaataaatttcacaaagaTGATTTCCACGTTTTACGTcgttttttttccagaaaaatgagGACActccaaatcaaatttccagtCTTAGGCTCAAGAGGCACAAAATCAGGACTtttgattaatgaaaaaaatctgacaaaaaattaccaaaatttataatgaaacCAACAGGTCTGTGCAAGGCAAAGAAAAAAGGGTGGCCTGCTCTAAAAAATGAGTTGAAATCAAACTAAagtaaaatacttaaaaaaaaacactttaaagCATGTGTATTCAGACTAAAGGGAAGATAAACAAGCTCGTCTagcagcaattatttttgtaaatggaGGAAAAGGTGAAATATTGAAGTACGGACAAAGACAAAAAGCGGCGGGTATCGGTTATTGCTCAAGAAAAGTACGGGTGGTGAGACGAGTATAGTGAGCAAAACCAAAAAGTTATTTGCCATTTGCTGCTTGCCCTTGGATCGAGTACCTCCTCATCTTCGGCGTCGCTCGAGTCGCTGCTCTCGTCGCTGTCGATGTAGGAGAGGCCCGAGGGGCCCGAGACGGCGGGGGCGCGCGTCGGCGACGAGTGCAGCAGGTCTTCGTTGTCCAGCGAGCAGCCGGCCTCCTCCGACTCGTTCTGGCTGCCCAGCGAGTGCTTGTCCATCGAGGACGACGGCCGGATCCACTGCCGCAGGTCCTCCAGAGGTGCTTGGATGCACGAAAATATCTTGCGCCTGCGGACAAAGCCAGCCAAAAATtgagatatatttatttgggtCTGCAAACAAACTTACTGCTGCCTGAAGCGATCGGCATAGTCACCGAACGTGGCCTTGGTGTAGCTGCACACCGAGCACTTTTTCCTCTTGCAGGTGGCCAAGTGCTTCATCGCTTTTTTGAACTGACTATTCAGCATGGCAGTTTGTTGTGACGACACTTGCAGTTCAGACAGCTGAAATTTGCaaccattttttcaattttatttcaacgtcTCTAAAGAATTCTGTCAAAATCAgtaacaatttattcaaaattggaTGTTCAATCGAGATGGTATCTAATTACTGCGTGCAAACTTTACTTCAccatgtttaattttcaattttctggaCAATTCCCAGAATTCAGGAATTAGCTGGCTAAATTTCATCTAAATTGAGcgcaatcaattttgaaaatgtattttttagttttttaaatcgCTGATTTGTCTTATGTGTAtgactttggcaagaataaacaacaacaataataaaatggtCGAATCGAACATTATTTTGCGCCTAATTGACACTCATGCCGACTTACCTCTTTTTCGAGAACCGCAACACTTTGATTGGCTCGGTTCTTTTGTTCGGACAGGTCTTCTAGGAAATTGCCAATGCCCTGCCTTTCCTCCTCCAGCTCTCGGCGGAGACGATCATTCTGGAATGCAGAAAGGCGGTGTTAATTTTCCACTCGTGGTGCCGTTTTCACTGCAAATATTCAATCAGAGCGGTGTAAAGTGACACGAATACTACGTAAGGTGAGTTACCTGAGATCCATGTGCAAGTGAGAAAAAGAGAACTACGTACATACTATCCATAttatgtgtttgtgtgtggaTTAATTATCAAGTAGCAACTACTTGTGTGTTTGGTGAAGGGTGAACAGCGTGTGTCTCCCTCGGCTCACCTCTTTTTCCAACAAGTCCTTCTCGGCAGCAATCACCGTCGCTTGGTGGATTGCGTCGAAGCGGGCCCGCTCCAGGTTCCGCCGTTGGTACTCAGACTGACCTGCCTGAGCCCTCATCTGCCATAAAAGCGCCGGGTCAGGAAGGGGCGGTCTTTCTAAGGGGGGCTCTTGGATTTCGCATGACTGTACCTGTCGCAGGGCAGCGTCCCTCTCCGCTTGCAGTTTCTGTTGAAGGTCCAAAAAACGTTCCTTTTCAGCACGCAGCTGAAAAGGAGCCACCATTAGTCATTTCTTCTTTacaacaacatttttaataacactATACCGTAAGGtatttttccagtttaaaaattataaaattaactatttttttcaatcccAAACTATGatgtttttttgtttccattaGAAAGGGTTTGACCAGAGATGATTTGCCAAAAGTAATAGTTTTAAGAAGatgggagaaaataaaatcaatttttcggatgaataacattttaattactgcaaattaagtttttctattttactgCACGGAACAACCAACCTCGAGTGTGAACTTTTAActgagatttaaattattgcaagtttaaatttttttcttgaatggAATCGAATTGCAATGACCCACACACCAGAGTTTTGAAACTCTTAACTCGAGGCGAAGTTTGTGAGAAATGTTGAGGACCATGATTAGTATCAAGCGTACTATTATTTCAGACCACTTTCGAGAGATAAACGATTTGTTTGGATTGTGTAGTATCATGCTGAAAAGTAAAAGTCTCGTGCAAGGAAAAAACAACTCGTTCAAGTGCAACGTCGGTTCCTTTTCTAATGAGCATGACAGTTAGTTAGAGGAAGTAAAACTACACTTCTTGTCAAAATAAGCAATCAATCagcgtgtttttttcttttctagtCAAATTTCACAACTCCTCAGACGttcatcaaattttactgcttaaaaaagcaattatcattcgctgcataattttttacgcTTTTACAAGGCCGCGCAATTAACCGATATGAATAGGAACAAGCATTCGATAAATCACGCACGCCCTTTTTCCAAAGCTCCTGCGGCAGCTCCTGCACCTTTAACAAGCTGACAAAGGTCTTGATTAAAATCGCCGCTGCCGCCTCTGTGCAACACCAGATACGAACGACGCACGCGGCTGCTGTTATCAAAAGAAGGTCGACTCTCGCCAGGCCTTGCCATTGTGCGAACAATTATTCAGAggcgaaaaattgaaaggaatGATAAGTAGTTCTAATTAACACACAAACGGCTGGGCTAATTACCAGACGCGGCGGGAATGCATTCAATTGTGCCTCTCGAGACGAATTAGCAGTTGTGAAAATTGGCGTGACGCGCACGACTTCAACTTTGCATGCTTCGTTTTGAGCAATAAAACTATAAAACGCTAATTTTCCCTGGCGAAAGACCCAAACTGCGCCGAGTACCAAATGACACTAAAGACGAAATGCCCGAACAAGCTCTAGCTCACATTCAAGTGCAAACTACGCTCTACAATCTGaagattagaaaaaaaaatcttttagaaCCTCTCCTAAGCGCGTTTTGAAAACCACCGAGCGGATAAAATGGAACAAGTGGCCACAAAGGAGCTTGGGTCCAATCGTGGCCATCTTTGCATCTTCCCGCACCGAGGCCTTTTAATTGAGACGCCAGACATTCGttcctaaagccgctggaaaggtgagGAAAGCAACGAGTGGCGTGTCCAGCCCGTTGAACTATATAATTATGAGTATTTCGAGtggagcagaaaataatttgcgcTATTGAACAATATTGTTTGGTCTGTAGTCTACAGAGCTGTCGGGAGTTGTTATCTTTTGCAAGAGGCCAGAAAACGAAGCGTGTGCGATgctctcaaaattatttaacaagcAGCAGCATGCTCAACTCAATGTACACAAAATTACGAAATGCTGAAACAAAGATTTGGTATGAAGTGTGTTTGGCACGCGAAAGAGAAAATCCAAACTGACgcgttaaagaaaaaattaaaaattgaatctgcgATCATTTAAGGTCAGGCTGATGCCCGGGCAAGGGAAGACGAGAAAGGAATATCAAGGTTGCGGAAACCCAAGCAAGTGTGAGAAAAAGTGTACCTTCTCGCATTCTTCCTCGAGCCGCACGACTTTCTCCAGTTGCAGAAAAAGCTCCTCGTCCTTGTCCAGCAGCTGGGCGTCGCGTTCCTCCACCCTCCTCTCGAGGGCTTCCCTCGCCTTGGCCAGTTCGTCGCGTTCTCCCTGCAACAAAGCAAATTCGCACGAAATCAGAACATGAAGTAGCCACCCTCGCGGCCTACTTTGTGCTGTTGTCCACGGGCGATGCGCACGGTCGTTTCCTTCTCTCTCAGGAGGGAGTAGACCAGCTCGCACTTGTACTCGCCCATGGACGCAATCCGAAAAAGAGCGCAATTAATCCGTGAGAGCCGgtgcgctgctgctggtgcctGGGAAAAGGCTCAAGTCCCACTGACTGCCGGCCGCACACCGACTGGTCTGCCTTTGATGCCACCgagcattaaaaaaagatgCCCCGCGCGCGTTTACGTTGTTAGTTGTTATTGCGAGAGCTGCCTTTTGCCTTCCTCCGCACAGCACAACCGGCACGCCCTGTGCTCTGCTCTCTTTGACACTTTCGACGAGGTGGCTCTTGTCGCTCGCAGCGCTTCCTGCGTCCGCGCCTATTCATCACGCACTTTTCGCACGTGCAGAAAAAGCAGCCCCTTGTCAGCGGTCGACGCCGCtctaattaaatgaatattcGTGTCAGCCAGCAACACACACTCCCGTTTCtcttcaattttcattcaacgGGCAAAATCTTAATCATTGCTGTTGCCAACctcaaaaacataatttttctatcaaaatattggtgggTATACGGAAACTGACTTTTAGACTCGAATAGGAGCAGGAAATCAGAGAGCTTTCTTCCATCCCATCTGTAAAAACACTATAGTCCCAAACAAAATCAAACGAGAAGCATCCTCGAAAGTGAATGAACTGCTTGGAAcaagaaatcaatttattgcGGGTTAAGAGCCCCATCTGGCCGCCGCCTTGTTATTGTTAACGCCACACTCTCATCAACAAGTGCATTATAGACTGACAAACATTTGCTCTCTCTGCACAAGGTTCGACTTCCTCCCGAATTTCCTATTCAGGACGCATCCTTATAACAAACAACAAACGGTTCATTGCATTAGAAAAAGTGCCGCTGCTCGTGTGTCGTTTGACTAACCGACGCGATAAGATAGAACAACACCTCAATTATCTCGAGGGTGGCGTACACATCGGCATTCACTGACAAAAAATAGCGGTCTGcgtatgtatttttttgcacggtggcgggcgggcgggcgcgcgGGATGCGGGCGCGCTGCCAAAGCGGGTGGCTGCGTGAAAAACGAGCGGATACACACGTCTGGCGGCACGACGGCCGACCCATAtctttgaattgaaaaatttgccaCTCAACTGCTTTCCTTTGAATTTGCAAGatgctttttttattgttgaacgCGCCGCTTGATGTAACCGTGCGTAGAGGGCAACTCGCATTCCCATTCTGACGCAGTTCCATAACTTTAATTGCAGCATAGTATAATCAGCGGCGCGATTTAATGATGATTGAGATTAAATTGCACGGCCGTCGTGAGTTTTATGTAATTTGTTTTCCTGCGAAAATACGGAGCGTCCTCGATTTGCACTATTAGCGGCTCTTCCGAGCTTCCAAAGCCACTTTGCCATTCATAAAAACCGTATATTTAAActacaaatcaaataaaaactatcgCATTGGATGAcctgatttattttagctCATTTTGTCTGTGTTTGTGCTTGAAAATACGGGAAACAATTGAAATGGGGAATcaatgtattaatttaaaggaaaattttaaattttcaggcaatgcaaaaaattctgaaagtcAAAAGTTCCACAGGACTTTTTGGAATCGACCGCCGCGTTAGCCGTCAAGCGCTGCGGACGAAGGAAAATCCAACAATgaaatgcttcaaaatttgacgCATCCTAATCTTCGCCACCCTGAGCAGGGATGAGGTCGCAAATATCACAATATGGCCGCTCTCTTTGTCCACTGCTTGACGGCTAACGCGACTTTGTCAAATATTCCAACGCCACACGCCACTctgaatttcatatttatttcacattcTCTCACAGAAACTTATATTTACCGACTTACATATTCGTGTCAAAAGCAAACTTTCCTCTTCCTGAAAATTAACTCAATGCTCTACTGGAACGAGTTGACACAAAATTTGCACCGTTTTCTAAACGCTCGCAAACGCAAACCTTTGCCGGGCCGCACAAGTGCCGCAGAAGGATCGTTTCCAGAGAACAATAAGCAGAGTTTGTTTCTCCCAGCAGCCGAGaacaagtgaaaaatattaggCTGGTGAGAGAGCcgttacaaatttaattaggattGTTCCAATTGagagcggtggcggcggcggcgcaggAAAAgatgattgatttaattgcgGCCGCGCGGCGTTGCGTCACCGCCGCGAGATGCGGCGGATCTTCTGCTTCTCGCGCGCGTCAGCTGCTGCACATTTTGGCATTGTTGTGAGTTTTCTGCGCGATGATGTTGTGCAAGGAAAGTGGCCGAAGGCGGTGGCGGAGAAAGTGTCGGCTGCGTGTTTCCTGCTCCGATTGCCGCCGAGCGATAACCAATTCGCTAAATGGCTAACAAAGCTCGCTCTCCGCGCGTTTAATGCCAGATTAAATGAGACGTGAACCATTTTTGTGCCGCAAGTCGTGAACGTAACGCCGGAAAGTGATTATTTCATACCGTGTGCGTTTGCAGGAAAGTTAAGCTAAACAATCAGGCTCTGCTCTTCCGAAGAATAAATTCctttgattgaaatatttaaatcttaataTTCTATAGAAAGATTTTGCTATAACGGTATGTGAAATGATCctccaatttttcattttactttatttttgaatatagCAAGTCCGCAGCTAATTATTCAGACAAATTCCCGAAACCCGTATGTAGCGCTTGAATCAGTTTAACTGTTGAAACATaatgatttttccttgttctTTCTCACATGATATTTTACAGGAGAAACACAATATATCCGAGTGACTGAGAGAAGTCATTCTCATGCCTTTTGTCGCAACAAGTTGTCGACAGACTTGTCgggaaactttatttttccctcGGCTCTTCCCAGAAGTCACTCGCCAGCAGGCTAGTCCACTTTCCGAGCGAGCTGAAACAATACCCCCACGTCTTGCCACTCAAGAAACTCGCTATcctcttattaaaaattaatcaaacgcGAATGTCATTCCGGGGCCGGACGAGACGTGGGCGGTAGATAATCACGCGGGTGCTTTGCTCGCTCGCATCAATTGCTAGACGTTTTAATTGCAGCCTCTCTCCTGCTGCTTCTGACGTGACCCGGTTTGCCATTGCACACCATATTTTTCTCCGCGTCAGAGAcgcaataatttgcatttcctcagctttaacagcaaaaatttgtaatcgGATTCTTTTCTCGAATCAACTCATCACCATCGATGCCAGTGGaatatgcaattaaaattaaaacgcttgcataaattccctttttgcaaaaacaaaggaaacattttgcattgttgtaATGGGAAGAGGGGTTGGAGCGATTTGCATGCACACCACAGACACAGAGGCaagcatataaataaaaagggcgGTGCTCCGTAAAGCATCAGCTCTCGGCTTTTTGTTCTGCTCCgagtggcaaaaataaaaagcgagaCCTTTCCACTCATTGCATTGCAGCCGCTACCGAGAGTTTGAGAATTAATTTCCCggcgttttattttcctcgtcCGTGATGAATCTCGGATTTCACTTTCGGCC
This window encodes:
- the LOC135941405 gene encoding uncharacterized protein LOC135941405 isoform X3 → MASELLMPSPTHETFPRGSALLMDGYRPRYNKSLDSLDTVEPTPAAPAKFYQTGPVAARKSEDNILGLTSPGLVTQYLSVEPVKQRARVLEQAESAPAVRLECAPAAQQHHQGPSRLLCDRVDPEDSIRDMVSENDFYRFVLFKRHYDKYLRLSQKYEEARNIAYYLEEKYHEIKGERDELAKAREALERRVEERDAQLLDKDEELFLQLEKVVRLEEECEKLRAEKERFLDLQQKLQAERDAALRQMRAQAGQSEYQRRNLERARFDAIHQATVIAAEKDLLEKENDRLRRELEEERQGIGNFLEDLSEQKNRANQSVAVLEKELSELQVSSQQTAMLNSQFKKAMKHLATCKRKKCSVCSYTKATFGDYADRFRQQRKIFSCIQAPLEDLRQWIRPSSSMDKHSLGSQNESEEAGCSLDNEDLLHSSPTRAPAVSGPSGLSYIDSDESSDSSDAEDEEVSTTSYEEEEEDDDEEEQELAVSSLPTDVSLTSNSTAARAFSSDSGFSSELCDSKTACMGEATPSPPPKSSLNRSKWTASFRKLIHRVSKRCQRRHAFAN
- the LOC135941405 gene encoding uncharacterized protein LOC135941405 isoform X1; amino-acid sequence: MASELLMPSPTHETFPRGSALLMDGYRPRYNKSLDSLDTVEPTPAAPAKFYQTGPVAARKSEDNILGLTSPGLVTQYLSVEPVKQRARVLEQAESAPAVRLECAPAAQQHHQGPSRLLCDRVDPEDSIRDMVSENDFYRFVLFKRHYDKYLRLSQKYEEARNIAYYLEEKYHEIKGERDELAKAREALERRVEERDAQLLDKDEELFLQLEKVVRLEEECEKLRAEKERFLDLQQKLQAERDAALRQVQSCEIQEPPLERPPLPDPALLWQMRAQAGQSEYQRRNLERARFDAIHQATVIAAEKDLLEKENDRLRRELEEERQGIGNFLEDLSEQKNRANQSVAVLEKELSELQVSSQQTAMLNSQFKKAMKHLATCKRKKCSVCSYTKATFGDYADRFRQQRKIFSCIQAPLEDLRQWIRPSSSMDKHSLGSQNESEEAGCSLDNEDLLHSSPTRAPAVSGPSGLSYIDSDESSDSSDAEDEEVSTTSYEEEEEDDDEEEQELAVSSLPTDVSLTSNSTAARAFSSDSGFSSELCDSKTACMGEATPSPPPKSSLNRSKWTASFRKLIHRVSKRCQRRHAFAN
- the LOC135941405 gene encoding rho-associated protein kinase 2-like isoform X4; this encodes MASELLMPSPTHETFPRGSALLMDGYRPRYNKSLDSLDTVEPTPAAPAKFYQTGPVAARKSEDNILGLTSPGLVTQYLSVEPVKQRARVLEQAESAPAVRLECAPAAQQHHQGPSRLLCDRVDPEDSIRDMVSENDFYRFVLFKRHYDKYLRLSQKYEEARNIAYYLEEKYHEIKGERDELAKAREALERRVEERDAQLLDKDEELFLQLEKVVRLEEECEKLRAEKERFLDLQQKLQAERDAALRQVQSCEIQEPPLERPPLPDPALLWQMRAQAGQSEYQRRNLERARFDAIHQATVIAAEKDLLEKENDRLRRELEEERQGIGNFLEDLSEQKNRANQSVAVLEKELSELQVSSQQTAMLNSQFKKAMKHLATCKRKKCSVCSYTKATFGDYADRFRQQRKIFSCIQAPLEDLRQWIRPSSSMDKHSLGSQNESEEAGCSLDNEDLLHSSPTRAPAVSGPSGLSYIDSDESSDSSDAEDEEVLDPRASSKWLVRQATKKKKKMTMRRSKSWLSHLCPPTSH
- the LOC135941405 gene encoding uncharacterized protein LOC135941405 isoform X2: MASELLMPSPTHETFPRGSALLMDGYRPRYNKSLDSLDTVEPTPAAPAKFYQTGPVAARKSEDNILGLTSPGLVTQYLSVEPVKQRARVLEQAESAPAVRLECAPAAQQHHQGPSRLLCDRVDPEDSIRDMVSENDFYRFVLFKRHYDKYLRLSQKYEEARNIAYYLEEKYHEIKGERDELAKAREALERRVEERDAQLLDKDEELFLQLEKVVRLEEECEKLRAEKERFLDLQQKLQAERDAALRQVQSCEIQEPPLERPPLPDPALLWQMRAQAGQSEYQRRNLERARFDAIHQATVIAAEKDLLEKENDRLRRELEEERQGIGNFLEDLSEQKNRANQSVAVLEKELSELQVSSQQTAMLNSQFKKAMKHLATCKRKKCSVCSYTKATFGDYADRFRQQRKIFSCIQAPLEDLRQWIRPSSSMDKHSLGSQNESEEAGCSLDNEDLLHSSPTRAPAVSGPSGLSYIDSDESSDSSDAEDEEVSTTSYEEEEEDDDEEEQELAVSSLPTDVSLTSNSTAARAFSSDSGFSSELCDSKTACMGEATPSPPPKSSLNRSKWTASFRKLIHRVSKR